A portion of the Pradoshia eiseniae genome contains these proteins:
- a CDS encoding type II secretion system F family protein, whose protein sequence is MDALIILCVLLFWLFFSLTIRHYNRYLDEKRGLISHIAETVQDGYLGTSRKRKKNSKLTEKIFTYSDDFADLGKRINFFSENKEIEDLLRRAGRPYNFTLDRFQGLKIWLAVTLFFASLIFLILGFPLAQFGPILLPVFGFLAPVFWLKQAAKKRQEELRQDLPDFLDTVSTSLQAGVSLDQTLREVIRYFDGPLHEEFSRFNHEIELGVPRELAYRGLLERNDNKEFQGLIKSLIQGLKLGVPIATTFKVQAEDMRQFREEKIKELAAKASPKVTLVTTFVVAPVSLLIIAGLMILNMIYGDNSLGSLFQ, encoded by the coding sequence ATGGATGCTCTCATCATTTTATGCGTTTTATTATTCTGGTTGTTTTTCTCTTTAACCATTCGGCATTATAACCGCTACCTGGATGAAAAAAGAGGCTTGATTAGCCATATAGCTGAGACTGTTCAGGATGGCTATCTAGGAACTAGCCGAAAACGAAAGAAGAATTCAAAGCTGACGGAAAAGATATTTACGTATTCCGATGACTTTGCTGATTTAGGCAAGCGCATTAACTTCTTCAGCGAAAACAAAGAGATTGAGGATTTATTAAGGAGGGCTGGCCGGCCATATAACTTTACGCTCGACCGGTTTCAAGGGCTCAAGATATGGCTAGCGGTCACCCTGTTTTTCGCCTCTTTAATCTTTTTAATTCTCGGATTTCCGCTGGCACAGTTTGGTCCTATTCTACTGCCTGTTTTTGGTTTTTTGGCACCTGTATTCTGGCTCAAGCAGGCTGCTAAAAAGCGGCAGGAGGAATTACGGCAAGATCTGCCCGATTTCCTTGATACAGTCAGCACGAGCCTGCAGGCTGGGGTCAGTCTAGACCAAACATTGCGCGAGGTGATTCGCTATTTCGATGGGCCGCTTCATGAGGAGTTTTCTCGGTTTAATCATGAGATTGAATTGGGGGTTCCGCGCGAGCTCGCGTACAGAGGATTGCTAGAAAGAAATGATAACAAGGAATTCCAGGGGTTGATTAAGTCGCTAATTCAGGGCTTGAAGCTCGGTGTCCCGATTGCGACTACCTTTAAGGTGCAGGCCGAGGATATGAGGCAATTCCGTGAAGAGAAGATAAAAGAACTGGCAGCTAAAGCCTCACCAAAGGTCACGCTGGTCACGACCTTTGTCGTTGCACCTGTGTCCTTATTGATTATTGCGGGGCTGATGATCTTGAACATGATTTATGGTGATAACAGTCTAGGAAGCTTATTTCAATAA
- a CDS encoding vWA domain-containing protein, protein MKKWLAIISILLLLSGCSEEESKQKSPSSEASPSEKVNGNEESLNEENDTNQDKDPNNWLEKFSEAPAIEMSPEYLANQLQGPYAEFDFLEEPEKYDNFFEDMEGIPADATEEELNQVFNYLVSQVSVDLTDPQTVIDSWKSSSYGNPELEDSRYHFKENYNIEILIDSSGSMANQANGKTRMEAAKEAINKFLQAAPKNAKVALRVYGHKGTGSDADKELSCKSSEMAYSFSSYNEVEFTKALNSFQPAGWTPLAQSMIQAKEDMQEFNGEAHTNMVYVVSDGIETCGGDPVEAAKTFADSNIQPIINVIGFDVDGAAQKQLKELAEKANGTYTNVYNSEQLSAEFDKAKDMLEKWENWKKNADLKAEVESDERDLDTGKLENEYVLTFMKQENNMSFLISELRELDMITSDQKKYLDNKRIELVKKVNESRKTIINDLENLNTETLEETKKQIQEKYNQNTNK, encoded by the coding sequence TTGAAGAAGTGGCTTGCAATTATTAGTATTCTTTTGCTGTTGTCAGGATGTTCTGAAGAGGAATCAAAACAAAAATCGCCATCCTCTGAAGCATCTCCGTCAGAAAAAGTGAATGGAAATGAAGAAAGTCTAAATGAGGAAAATGATACAAACCAAGACAAGGACCCAAATAATTGGCTTGAGAAATTTTCGGAAGCACCAGCTATTGAGATGAGCCCAGAATATCTAGCGAATCAGCTCCAAGGTCCATATGCTGAGTTTGATTTCCTAGAAGAGCCAGAGAAGTATGATAATTTTTTTGAGGATATGGAAGGAATACCAGCAGATGCAACAGAGGAAGAGCTAAATCAAGTTTTTAACTATTTAGTCAGTCAAGTATCTGTTGATCTCACAGACCCTCAAACGGTGATTGATAGCTGGAAGTCGAGTTCGTATGGAAACCCAGAACTGGAAGATTCACGCTATCATTTCAAAGAAAACTATAATATTGAGATTCTCATAGATTCAAGCGGCAGTATGGCGAATCAAGCAAATGGTAAGACGCGGATGGAGGCAGCGAAGGAAGCGATTAATAAATTCTTACAAGCTGCTCCTAAGAATGCCAAGGTTGCGCTCCGAGTATATGGCCATAAGGGGACCGGGTCAGATGCTGACAAAGAACTTTCCTGTAAAAGCAGCGAAATGGCCTATTCATTTAGCTCGTACAATGAGGTGGAATTTACAAAGGCATTAAATTCTTTTCAACCAGCCGGCTGGACGCCGTTAGCACAATCTATGATACAAGCTAAAGAAGATATGCAAGAATTTAACGGAGAAGCGCACACGAATATGGTGTACGTCGTGAGTGACGGCATTGAAACCTGTGGTGGGGACCCTGTGGAAGCAGCTAAAACTTTTGCAGATTCTAATATTCAGCCTATTATCAATGTGATTGGATTTGATGTAGATGGAGCTGCCCAAAAGCAGCTGAAGGAATTAGCGGAGAAGGCTAATGGCACCTATACAAATGTATATAATAGTGAGCAGTTATCAGCTGAATTTGATAAAGCAAAGGACATGCTGGAGAAGTGGGAGAACTGGAAGAAAAATGCCGACCTCAAGGCAGAGGTAGAAAGCGATGAGAGAGACTTGGATACAGGAAAACTAGAAAACGAATATGTACTTACATTTATGAAGCAAGAGAATAATATGTCTTTTCTTATTAGCGAATTGAGAGAGTTAGACATGATTACCTCTGACCAAAAGAAATATCTAGATAATAAGAGAATCGAATTGGTCAAGAAGGTAAATGAATCAAGAAAAACGATAATAAATGATTTAGAAAACTTAAACACAGAGACACTGGAGGAAACAAAGAAGCAAATCCAGGAGAAATACAATCAAAACACAAATAAATAG
- a CDS encoding TadE family protein has protein sequence MDFKRAVSEEEGSATLEFLGMVPLVFMVMMIAWQFVVGVHGVIVAQSAVNEAAKVYSITGEWTEARAAAQSTVNHISYLQLKSADTAMTGDSQFNAKVSVDINLVFLPDMLFPNGKPSIPFTSEASGKVIE, from the coding sequence ATGGACTTCAAGCGAGCAGTCAGCGAGGAGGAAGGTTCAGCCACATTAGAATTTCTAGGAATGGTCCCTCTTGTCTTCATGGTTATGATGATTGCCTGGCAGTTTGTTGTAGGTGTGCATGGAGTAATTGTTGCTCAGTCAGCTGTGAATGAGGCAGCCAAGGTTTATTCCATAACTGGTGAATGGACAGAGGCGAGAGCAGCGGCGCAATCGACTGTGAATCATATTAGTTATCTTCAATTAAAGAGTGCAGATACAGCGATGACAGGCGATTCCCAGTTCAATGCAAAGGTATCAGTTGACATTAATCTTGTGTTCCTGCCGGATATGCTATTCCCAAATGGCAAACCGTCCATCCCATTCACAAGTGAGGCTAGCGGGAAGGTGATTGAATGA
- a CDS encoding Tad domain-containing protein, whose protein sequence is MRKSLLHNERGNITLFLLGMISIMFILFMVIINFAKVYAVKEKSFTTSQQASLSATAEFYERIWDVVAEFDEIDEENLPPEPDPDEENPPDVNPITKVKIKVKVSLKEDELRARYGSEKSENEIHIDAIDEVLADELNAGLGKRRLRQVLTEQYESRIKPAVIDKARNVILANGGKLEQAEIALFHDDRIYIKAANEFKGQGKYLDGFKEKVFQTGAGPEIGFISEMGISDEMISLSDERDAGVIWID, encoded by the coding sequence ATGAGAAAGTCACTTCTTCACAATGAGAGAGGGAATATCACCCTCTTTCTCCTAGGCATGATTAGCATCATGTTTATTTTATTTATGGTCATTATAAATTTCGCAAAAGTATATGCCGTTAAAGAGAAATCCTTTACGACCTCCCAGCAGGCCAGTCTATCGGCCACGGCTGAGTTTTACGAAAGAATTTGGGATGTGGTGGCTGAGTTTGACGAGATTGATGAGGAAAACCTGCCGCCTGAGCCAGATCCGGATGAAGAAAACCCGCCTGATGTCAATCCAATAACAAAAGTCAAAATTAAGGTGAAGGTCAGTTTAAAGGAAGATGAACTGCGAGCCCGATATGGAAGCGAGAAAAGTGAGAATGAAATCCACATTGATGCTATTGATGAAGTGTTAGCGGATGAGTTAAACGCTGGTCTCGGAAAACGAAGGCTCAGGCAAGTGTTGACTGAGCAATATGAAAGCCGCATCAAGCCGGCAGTAATTGATAAAGCAAGGAATGTCATTCTTGCCAATGGAGGAAAGCTGGAACAAGCAGAAATCGCCCTGTTTCATGATGACCGCATTTACATAAAAGCAGCGAATGAATTCAAGGGGCAAGGCAAATACCTGGATGGATTTAAGGAAAAGGTGTTCCAAACGGGAGCGGGACCGGAAATCGGATTTATCTCGGAAATGGGAATCAGCGATGAAATGATTTCCTTATCAGATGAGCGGGATGCGGGCGTTATTTGGATTGACTGA
- a CDS encoding AAA family ATPase has product MQETTNPTIQKIIQNVETVIIGKTEVAKLSLVALLAKGHLLLEDVPGVGKTMLVKALAKSIQADYKRIQFTPDLLPSDVTGISIYNPKEHEFVFRPGPIMGNIILADEINRTSPKTQSALLEAMEEHRVTVDGVTHQLDSPFFVMATQNPIEYEGTYSLPEAQLDRFLIKTKMGYPDMGDEIAILTNAQMQASTDQLKPVITLKDMAALQEEVQNVFVDESIARYIVELMAKTRTDKRVYLGVSPRGSIALMKASQAWAFMHGRKYCLPDDVQYLAPYVCSHRIIMKSEALYEGIDAQAIIREILAKTSVPVQRQVN; this is encoded by the coding sequence ATGCAGGAAACAACCAATCCAACGATTCAGAAGATTATTCAGAATGTCGAGACAGTTATTATCGGAAAGACAGAGGTGGCAAAGCTAAGTCTTGTGGCTTTATTGGCTAAGGGTCATTTGCTCTTAGAGGATGTGCCGGGAGTTGGGAAGACGATGCTTGTGAAGGCATTGGCGAAGTCCATCCAGGCTGATTATAAACGTATTCAATTCACCCCTGACCTGCTTCCTTCTGATGTGACAGGCATTTCGATTTATAACCCGAAGGAGCATGAGTTCGTGTTTCGCCCAGGTCCGATTATGGGCAATATAATCCTCGCAGATGAGATCAACCGCACCTCCCCTAAGACACAGTCAGCACTTCTTGAAGCGATGGAGGAACATCGCGTGACCGTTGATGGCGTTACCCATCAGCTTGATTCTCCTTTCTTTGTTATGGCAACCCAGAACCCTATTGAATATGAAGGTACGTATTCCCTCCCGGAGGCTCAGCTTGATCGGTTTTTAATCAAAACAAAAATGGGCTATCCAGATATGGGGGATGAGATAGCGATATTAACGAATGCTCAAATGCAGGCATCGACCGATCAGTTAAAGCCGGTGATTACGCTGAAGGATATGGCTGCGCTTCAGGAGGAAGTGCAAAATGTCTTTGTCGATGAATCGATTGCGCGATACATTGTTGAGCTAATGGCTAAGACTCGTACTGATAAACGGGTATATTTAGGTGTCAGTCCGCGTGGGTCGATTGCTTTAATGAAGGCTTCGCAGGCTTGGGCCTTTATGCACGGCCGCAAGTATTGCCTGCCGGATGATGTTCAATATTTAGCCCCGTATGTATGCAGCCATCGAATCATCATGAAGTCGGAGGCGCTGTATGAAGGGATTGATGCGCAGGCAATCATCCGAGAAATCTTGGCGAAGACCTCTGTGCCGGTCCAAAGGCAAGTGAACTAA
- a CDS encoding DUF58 domain-containing protein, producing the protein MMSKFRLLLRKWSTLIMLLFLLGTTFSYAMFQGGFVSWFLFYSFLPFVIYAWLIFLYPLDDFRVERVMGDRTLHAGDSLEMKIRIKRKYLVPIVYIFVDEQLPGRLGVLSGSTKQSALVFIGFKKELEFSYTIKDLVRGEHEFSDLVLRTGDLLGMLEKECVVEAKETVLVLPKTVPLAVRQLKSEYEHGQRANLYKLRQETAMVSGIRDYEPGDRMVTIDWKSSAKGLGLKSKNFEENHSNDSFLMLNGISEYHIFEEMVTFAASLAEAVLEKGMRVGVWARGGQHNQLVEVKEGKVHRKRIMYFLARLKALQSGEGSYAPPKRSIPEHASLIFITSELNMPMVQAYTRLSDGKHPLTILFFRKDVSRELEKPEQDAYSYAANHGVAISVIHGRSEWDIWKERMR; encoded by the coding sequence ATGATGAGCAAGTTCCGCCTTCTTCTTAGAAAATGGTCGACATTAATCATGCTTTTGTTTTTGCTTGGGACGACTTTTTCCTATGCTATGTTTCAAGGTGGCTTTGTTAGCTGGTTCCTTTTCTATAGCTTTCTTCCGTTTGTTATTTATGCATGGCTTATCTTCCTTTATCCATTAGATGATTTCCGCGTTGAACGGGTAATGGGTGATCGGACGCTGCATGCGGGTGATTCGTTAGAAATGAAGATTCGAATCAAACGCAAATATCTTGTACCAATTGTGTACATATTCGTCGATGAGCAGCTTCCTGGGAGGCTTGGTGTATTATCCGGCAGTACGAAGCAGAGTGCACTTGTCTTCATTGGCTTTAAGAAAGAACTTGAGTTTTCCTATACAATCAAGGATTTAGTCAGAGGGGAGCATGAATTCTCGGATCTTGTTCTGCGCACGGGTGACCTGCTCGGTATGTTGGAGAAGGAATGCGTAGTGGAGGCAAAAGAAACGGTGCTGGTCTTGCCGAAGACCGTACCTCTGGCTGTTCGCCAATTGAAGAGTGAATATGAGCATGGACAGCGAGCCAATTTGTATAAGCTCAGGCAAGAGACAGCAATGGTATCGGGGATCCGCGATTATGAGCCAGGAGATCGTATGGTGACGATTGACTGGAAATCCAGTGCGAAGGGATTGGGCTTGAAATCGAAGAACTTTGAGGAGAATCATAGCAATGACAGCTTCCTGATGCTCAATGGAATCAGCGAGTACCACATATTTGAGGAGATGGTCACCTTTGCTGCATCTTTGGCAGAAGCCGTGCTCGAGAAAGGAATGCGTGTTGGAGTTTGGGCCCGCGGCGGGCAGCATAATCAGCTGGTTGAGGTAAAAGAGGGCAAGGTGCACCGGAAGCGAATCATGTATTTCCTCGCTAGGCTGAAAGCCTTGCAGTCAGGGGAGGGCTCTTATGCCCCGCCGAAAAGGTCTATTCCTGAGCATGCTTCATTAATCTTTATCACGTCTGAGTTGAATATGCCTATGGTGCAGGCTTATACCCGATTGTCTGATGGGAAGCATCCGCTAACTATTCTTTTCTTCCGGAAGGATGTGTCGCGGGAGCTGGAGAAGCCTGAACAGGATGCCTATTCTTATGCGGCCAATCATGGTGTGGCGATTTCCGTCATTCATGGAAGAAGCGAGTGGGATATATGGAAGGAGCGGATGAGATGA
- a CDS encoding transglutaminase domain-containing protein, with translation MKNQMNPGVRLLLFFFAFLLFLEWLRPIDEVTDTSNIGFFIGYAALLVALYAFNVSWKWMVPVSFLYISVSLYFLHYQAVTRMGEESWLGLLFADLAEGIGDSLAADWAGLTPGFRTFLFFIVIWMLSYLLHYWVMVKQRLFLFLFLTFLYVTVLDTFTPYDGDGAIVRLVICGFAVLGTLALIRLFTHGGLPYSARKVSIWVSVLAGMIAIGVLIGFSAPKPQAIWPDPVSFIKSTSEKYGSDRKRIGYGENDQQLGGDFVGDNSVVFKADTPVRTKWKIEHKTIYTGKGWESIGNNNGQRAFSEDEDIGLYDYFGESKNDESEASLDINIDHGHIPYPSPMYIDSITVNGDENPQELLYSERTARIVPLDVEDGERDRIENIDITFMSPTFYLDVLRENRLDDYDEGLLEGEYVQLPSSLPSRVRDLAYEIISENAESDSVYDQVKAIEEYLQGEKFTYSQAGIPYPEEGQDYVDQFLFETNIGYCDNFSTAMVVLVRSLGIPVRWVKGYTAGQTVYDSAAGGSVYEVTNNNAHSWPEVFFPNTGWVPFEPTKGFSQEARFIETFDQEEQDEPETSETDVPDEERETMPEREDEGAGGGNSFNMTMVIDALKDSWKTIAGAVIVLGAVISLIYWQRGKWSPRLWVFYYKRSKSEARFAKAYLRLLEELSRFGIKRAEGQTLREYARYVDQFFGTSEMSKLTAEYERILYSGTSTQPDWNEYRSKWEKMILKTIA, from the coding sequence ATGAAGAATCAAATGAATCCTGGTGTGCGTCTTCTTTTATTCTTCTTTGCGTTCCTGCTCTTTTTGGAATGGCTGAGGCCGATTGACGAGGTAACGGATACATCGAATATTGGCTTTTTTATTGGGTATGCAGCCCTGCTGGTTGCGCTGTATGCCTTTAACGTATCGTGGAAGTGGATGGTCCCTGTTTCCTTCCTTTATATAAGCGTTAGCCTGTATTTCCTTCATTACCAGGCTGTTACGAGGATGGGAGAGGAGAGCTGGCTTGGCCTGCTGTTTGCTGATTTGGCAGAAGGGATCGGTGATTCGTTAGCGGCTGACTGGGCCGGACTAACTCCTGGTTTCCGTACATTTCTCTTCTTCATTGTCATTTGGATGCTGAGCTATCTGCTCCATTATTGGGTGATGGTGAAGCAGCGCCTCTTTTTGTTCTTGTTTCTGACATTCTTATATGTGACTGTGCTTGATACGTTCACGCCCTATGATGGGGACGGGGCTATCGTTCGGCTTGTCATTTGCGGGTTTGCGGTGCTTGGAACCTTGGCATTGATTCGTCTCTTTACTCATGGTGGCCTTCCGTATTCAGCGAGAAAGGTTAGTATTTGGGTTTCTGTGCTTGCAGGTATGATTGCCATAGGTGTCTTAATTGGCTTCTCGGCTCCCAAGCCTCAAGCGATTTGGCCAGACCCGGTTTCCTTTATTAAATCAACATCAGAGAAATATGGGTCTGATCGCAAGAGGATAGGCTACGGAGAAAATGACCAGCAGCTCGGCGGTGATTTCGTGGGAGATAATTCAGTCGTTTTCAAAGCAGATACACCAGTCCGAACAAAGTGGAAGATCGAGCATAAAACAATCTATACAGGCAAGGGCTGGGAAAGCATAGGGAATAATAATGGGCAAAGAGCCTTTAGTGAAGATGAGGATATTGGCTTGTATGATTATTTTGGAGAGAGCAAGAATGATGAATCAGAAGCTTCGCTTGATATCAATATTGACCATGGTCATATCCCTTATCCAAGCCCGATGTACATCGACAGCATTACAGTAAACGGAGATGAAAATCCGCAGGAGCTGCTTTATTCTGAGAGGACCGCCCGTATTGTTCCGCTTGATGTGGAGGATGGAGAGCGGGATAGGATTGAAAACATTGACATCACCTTTATGAGCCCAACCTTTTATCTGGATGTCTTGAGAGAGAACAGACTGGATGACTATGATGAAGGGCTTTTAGAGGGGGAATATGTACAGTTGCCATCTTCCTTGCCATCAAGAGTGAGGGACTTAGCGTACGAAATTATCTCTGAGAATGCCGAATCTGATTCTGTTTATGACCAGGTGAAGGCAATTGAAGAGTACTTGCAGGGAGAGAAATTTACCTACAGCCAGGCAGGAATCCCCTATCCTGAAGAGGGCCAGGATTATGTCGACCAATTCCTGTTTGAAACAAATATCGGCTATTGTGATAATTTCTCGACAGCCATGGTCGTATTGGTGCGCTCATTAGGCATTCCGGTGAGATGGGTGAAAGGCTACACGGCGGGCCAAACGGTATATGATAGCGCGGCGGGCGGCTCCGTTTATGAAGTGACGAATAACAATGCCCATTCATGGCCAGAGGTGTTCTTCCCGAACACGGGCTGGGTCCCGTTTGAACCGACAAAGGGTTTTAGTCAGGAAGCGCGATTCATTGAGACATTTGACCAGGAGGAGCAAGATGAACCTGAAACTTCTGAAACCGATGTGCCGGATGAAGAACGAGAGACAATGCCTGAGCGAGAGGATGAAGGGGCTGGTGGAGGCAACTCCTTTAACATGACAATGGTGATTGATGCCTTGAAGGATTCCTGGAAAACGATTGCCGGTGCGGTGATTGTGTTAGGAGCGGTAATTTCGCTCATTTATTGGCAGAGGGGCAAATGGTCTCCGCGTCTCTGGGTCTTCTATTATAAAAGGTCAAAATCAGAAGCACGATTTGCGAAAGCGTATCTTCGCTTGCTTGAGGAACTGAGTCGCTTTGGCATCAAGCGGGCAGAAGGGCAAACCTTGCGGGAGTATGCGCGCTATGTGGACCAGTTCTTTGGGACATCAGAAATGAGCAAGCTTACAGCTGAATATGAACGAATTCTTTATTCAGGCACAAGTACACAACCGGATTGGAATGAGTACAGATCAAAGTGGGAGAAAATGATTTTGAAAACAATTGCTTGA
- the guaA gene encoding glutamine-hydrolyzing GMP synthase, translating to MVETTDLPIQEMVVVLDFGSQYNQLITRRIREFGVYSELHPHTITVEEIEKLNPKGIIFSGGPNSVYDKTAFSCDERIFDMGIPVMGICYGMQLMTQHFGGKVERASKREYGKSDIHVNHESVLFKGLPEDQTVWMSHGDHVVTAPEGFAIDATNPSCPIAAISDDSRQLYAVQFHPEVRHSEYGNDLLKNFVFGACGCKGDWSMANFIEMEMEKIRQTVGDKQVLCALSGGVDSSVVAVLIHKAIGDQLTCIFVDHGLLRKGEADGVMKTFSEGFNMNVIKVDAKERFMSKLAGVSDPEQKRKIIGNEFIYVFDDEATKLEGIDYLAQGTLYTDIIESGTATAQTIKSHHNVGGLPEDMQFQLIEPLNTLFKDEVRALGTELGIPDEVVWRQPFPGPGLGIRVLGEVTEEKLEIVRESDAILREEIRLAGLDRDIWQYFTVLPDIRSVGVMGDARTYDYTIGIRAVTSIDGMTSDWARIPWDVLEKISTRIVNEVDHINRVVYDITSKPPATIEWE from the coding sequence ATGGTAGAAACAACAGATCTTCCAATTCAGGAAATGGTTGTCGTCCTTGATTTTGGGAGCCAGTATAACCAGTTAATCACGCGAAGAATACGTGAGTTCGGGGTATATAGTGAATTGCACCCGCACACAATTACCGTTGAGGAAATTGAGAAATTAAATCCAAAGGGAATCATCTTCTCTGGAGGGCCAAACAGCGTGTACGATAAAACGGCTTTCTCCTGTGATGAACGTATCTTTGATATGGGCATTCCGGTCATGGGCATTTGCTATGGCATGCAATTAATGACACAGCACTTCGGTGGGAAGGTGGAACGTGCGAGCAAGCGTGAGTACGGTAAATCTGACATCCATGTTAATCATGAATCCGTCTTGTTCAAAGGTCTTCCAGAGGATCAAACCGTATGGATGAGCCATGGTGACCATGTCGTAACAGCGCCAGAAGGATTCGCTATCGATGCCACAAACCCATCTTGTCCGATTGCGGCGATAAGTGATGACAGCCGCCAGCTATATGCGGTTCAATTTCACCCGGAAGTACGCCACTCAGAATACGGTAATGACCTTCTTAAGAACTTCGTATTCGGCGCATGTGGATGTAAGGGCGACTGGTCTATGGCCAACTTCATTGAAATGGAAATGGAGAAAATCCGCCAAACAGTCGGCGACAAGCAAGTACTTTGCGCGCTCAGCGGCGGTGTTGACTCATCTGTTGTAGCCGTATTGATCCATAAGGCAATCGGTGATCAATTGACATGTATCTTTGTTGACCACGGCCTTCTTCGTAAAGGTGAAGCAGATGGCGTTATGAAAACCTTTAGTGAAGGTTTTAATATGAACGTTATCAAAGTGGACGCAAAAGAACGCTTCATGTCCAAGCTCGCTGGTGTCAGTGACCCAGAACAAAAACGCAAAATCATCGGTAACGAATTCATCTATGTATTCGATGATGAAGCAACTAAATTAGAGGGCATCGACTACTTGGCGCAAGGTACACTCTACACAGATATCATTGAGAGCGGTACAGCAACTGCGCAAACAATTAAGTCCCACCATAATGTTGGCGGGCTTCCTGAAGACATGCAATTCCAATTGATTGAGCCTTTAAATACGCTCTTCAAAGACGAAGTTCGCGCTCTTGGAACAGAATTGGGCATTCCAGACGAGGTCGTTTGGAGACAGCCGTTCCCTGGACCAGGTCTAGGAATCCGTGTTCTTGGCGAAGTAACGGAAGAGAAGCTTGAGATCGTAAGAGAATCTGATGCCATCCTCCGCGAGGAAATCCGCCTTGCCGGTCTTGACCGTGATATTTGGCAATACTTCACCGTCCTTCCTGACATCCGCAGTGTCGGTGTCATGGGCGATGCGCGCACATACGATTACACAATTGGTATCCGTGCCGTAACATCCATCGATGGAATGACATCTGACTGGGCACGAATCCCGTGGGATGTGTTAGAGAAAATCTCTACACGTATCGTAAACGAAGTCGACCATATCAACCGCGTCGTGTATGACATCACGTCTAAGCCGCCTGCGACGATTGAATGGGAATAA